One genomic window of Staphylococcus hsinchuensis includes the following:
- a CDS encoding fumarylacetoacetate hydrolase family protein, with the protein MKFLSFRHDGEASYGVKVKREEAAWDLKKVFADFSEGEFHPKQLLNGLQQNQTIDFQEQVRKSVVAAEESGKGEDYKVQFSDIEFLPPVTPTNNIIAFGRNYKEHASELNHEVERLYVFTKAASSLTGDNSTIPNHKDITDQLDYEGELGVVIGKSGEKIPKGLALDYVYGYTIINDITDRKAQSSQDQAFLSKSLTGGCPIGPYIVTKDELPTPENVNIVTKVNNEIRQDGNTSEMILKIDELIEEISKYVALHPGDIIATGTPAGVGAGLEPPQFLQPGDEVKVTIDNIGTLTNYIEK; encoded by the coding sequence ATGAAATTCCTATCATTCAGACATGACGGAGAGGCATCTTATGGTGTGAAAGTAAAACGCGAAGAAGCGGCTTGGGACTTGAAGAAAGTTTTTGCTGATTTTTCAGAAGGAGAATTTCACCCTAAACAATTACTAAACGGACTACAACAAAATCAAACGATAGATTTTCAAGAGCAAGTACGTAAGTCAGTTGTAGCTGCTGAAGAAAGTGGTAAAGGAGAAGATTATAAAGTACAATTTTCAGATATTGAATTTTTACCACCAGTAACGCCGACAAATAACATCATTGCTTTTGGACGTAATTATAAAGAACATGCAAGCGAGTTAAATCATGAAGTAGAACGCTTATATGTATTCACTAAAGCAGCTTCATCATTAACTGGTGACAATAGTACGATTCCTAACCACAAAGATATTACTGATCAACTAGATTACGAAGGTGAACTTGGTGTAGTAATTGGTAAATCAGGTGAGAAAATACCTAAAGGTTTAGCATTAGATTATGTGTATGGCTATACAATCATCAATGATATTACTGATCGTAAGGCGCAATCATCACAAGATCAAGCATTCCTTTCTAAAAGTTTAACAGGTGGATGTCCTATTGGACCTTACATCGTTACTAAAGATGAATTACCAACACCGGAAAATGTAAATATCGTAACGAAGGTAAATAATGAAATCCGTCAAGATGGCAATACAAGCGAAATGATTCTTAAAATTGATGAATTAATTGAAGAAATTTCAAAATACGTTGCATTACACCCAGGCGATATTATTGCTACAGGTACACCGGCAGGCGTTGGTGCTGGGTTGGAACCACCACAATTCCTACAACCAGGTGATGAAGTAAAAGTAACAATCGATAACATTGGTACATTAACAAATTATATTGAGAAATAA
- a CDS encoding YisL family protein, producing the protein MLHIHIMTWALAIILFFATYFNFSEKQGATPYFKPIHMLLRLFMVLVLISGFWLWIQAFTMDNAGSHIVLLLKMLCGVGVIALMEVTIAKRKKGQPSNGMLWITIVLILITMTLGTILPRGPITQMFGL; encoded by the coding sequence ATGTTACATATTCATATTATGACATGGGCGTTGGCGATTATACTATTTTTCGCCACTTACTTTAACTTTTCAGAAAAGCAAGGTGCGACGCCATACTTCAAACCAATTCATATGTTACTAAGATTATTTATGGTATTAGTACTGATTTCTGGTTTTTGGTTATGGATTCAAGCATTTACTATGGACAACGCAGGTAGTCATATCGTATTGTTACTTAAAATGTTATGCGGTGTAGGCGTTATCGCTTTAATGGAAGTGACAATAGCAAAAAGAAAAAAAGGACAACCTAGTAATGGGATGTTATGGATTACTATCGTGTTAATCCTTATTACAATGACTTTAGGTACGATTTTACCAAGAGGCCCAATTACACAAATGTTCGGCCTATAA